A single Oryza brachyantha chromosome 8, ObraRS2, whole genome shotgun sequence DNA region contains:
- the LOC102721760 gene encoding transaldolase, with product MALSISAPTSSSLLPASFQVGRRSSWAARSSAKPVAPGLRRPAVAARVAAGGNAPSSSSVGEVVTELDAVASFSEIVPDTVVFDDFEKFAPTAATVSSSLLLGIAGLPDTKFKSAIDTALADGECNTLEKPNDRMSCFLTKALANVGAELAHLVPGRVSTEIDARLAYDTQGIIQRVHELLKLYNDHDVSSERLLFKIPATWQGIEASRLLESEGIQTHLTFVYSFAQASAAAQAGASVVQIFVGRVRDWARTHSGDPEIDDALKKGEDAGLALAKKVYAYIHKNGYKTKLMAAAIRNKQDVFSLLGIDYIIAPLKILQSLEECVTDTDVKYGYVPRLTPVLGKTYNFTEEELVKWDQLSLAAAMGPAAEELLASGLEGYVNQARRVEELFGKIWPPPNV from the exons ATGGCGCTCTCCATCTCCGcaccgacctcctcctccctcctgccGGCCTCCTTCCAG GTCGGCAGGCGGAGCTCGTGGGCGGCGAGGTCGTCGGCCAAGCCCGTGGCCCCTGGCCTCCGGAGGCCGGCTGTCGCGGCTCGTGTGGCCGCCGGTGGCAACGccccgtcgtcctcctccgtgGGAG AGGTGGTTACTGAGCTTGATGCCGTGGCTAGCTTCAGCGAGATCGTGCCGGACACCGTCGTGTTCGATGACTTCGAGAA GTTTgcgccgaccgccgccacGGTGAGCTCGTCGCTGCTGCTTGGCATTGCTGGCCTCCCTGATACTAAGTTCAAG agtGCGATAGATACGGCGTTGGCAGACGGTGAATGTAACACCTTGGAGAAGCCCAATGACCGGATGTCCTGTTTTCTTACCAAG GCCCTGGCAAATGTTGGAGCTGAGTTGGCTCATCTAGTCCCTGGTCGGGTGTCGACAGAAATAGACGCACGGTTGGCTTATGATACCCAAGGAATTATCCAGAGG GTTCATGAACTGTTGAAGCTGTACAATGACCATGATGTCTCATCAGAACGTCTTCTATTCAAAATTCCTGCGACATGGCAA GGTATAGAGGCCTCAAGGTTGCTTGAATCTGAAGGGATTCAAACACATTTAACGTTTGTATACAG TTTTGCCCAAGCATCAGCTGCAGCGCAAGCTGGTGCATCTGTTGTACAAATCTTTGTGGGACGTGTTCGG GATTGGGCAAGGACTCACTCTGGTGACCCAGAGATTGATGATGCTTTAAAGAAAGGAGAAGATGCTGGGCTTGCTTTG GCAAAGAAAGTGTATGCCTACATTCACAAAAATGGGTACAAAACAAAGCTGATGGCCGCTGCCATACGCAACAAGCAAGATGTCTTTAGCCTCCTGGG GATTGATTACATCATTGCACCTCTGAAGATATTGCAGTCCCTGGAGGAATGTGTCACTGATACTGATGTGAAGTATGGTTATGTCCCAAGGTTGACTCCCGTTCTTGGCAAGACGTACAACTTCACCGAAGAGGAG CTTGTGAAGTGGGACCAATTGAGTCTAGCAGCTGCAATGGGGCCAGCTGCAGAAGAACTACTTGCTTCTGGGTTGGAAGGATATGTGAACCAAGCACGGCGTGTGGAGGAACTCTTTGGGAAGATCTGGCCTCCTCCAAATGTTTGA
- the LOC102721472 gene encoding monocopper oxidase-like protein SKU5 has product MAAPVAAAVVVVVTAVAAAAAAASAGEPTREVRWDVGYMTVAPLGVSQKVIAINNQFPGPLLNVTTNWNVRVNVRNNLDEPLLLTWDGIQMRMNSWQDGVAGTNCPIPPGWNWTYQFQLKDQIGSFFYFPSLGLQRAAGGFGPVTVNNRAVVPVPFGHPDGDVTLFIGDWYTESHVELRKMLDDGKDLGIPDGILINGKGPYQYDNTLVPEGLQHEIVGVEPGKTYRFRVHNVGTSTSLNFRIQSHNMLLVEAEGTYTLQQNYTNLDIHVGQSYSFLVTMDQNASTDYYIVASPRFVANEPRWRDVTGVAILQYSNSKGRASGPLPDAPNDVYYKSYSMDQAKSVRMNTTSGAARPNPQGSFHYGSINITQTFVLKNELPLRINGKLRRTVNRISYSSPETPLRLADLHNLTGVYKADFPTVPSNAPPRMASSALNASYKGFLEIVFQNNDTDVQTYHLDGYSFFVVGMDYGEWTPDCRGRYNNWDAVFRSTTQVFPGGWTAVLVSLDNVGIWNLRSEKLDNWYNGQEVYVKVADPLGYNITEMIKPDNALYCGLLKDLQKPQIHQVSNKSSAQAADRRSARVLAMVLLIVAAVIFS; this is encoded by the exons atggcggcgccggttgcggcggcggtggtggtggtggtcacggccgtcgcggcggcggcggcggccgcgtccgCCGGCGAGCCGACGCGCGAGGTGCGGTGGGATGTCGGGTACATGACGGTGGCGCCGCTCGGCGTCTCGCAGAAG GTGATTGCGATAAACAACCAGTTCCCGGGCCCACTCCTGAACGTGACAACCAACTGGAACGTGAGGGTGAACGTCCGAAACAACCTGGATGagcccctcctcctcacctG GGATGGGATCCAGATGAGGATGAACTCATGGCaggacggcgtcgccggcacCAACTGCCCGATCCCTCCCGGGTGGAACTGGACCTACCAGTTCCAGCTCAAGGACCAGATCGGCAGCTTCTTCTACTTCCCTTCGCTTGGCCTCCAGCGAGCCGCCGGCGGGTTCGGCCCGGTCACCGTCAACAACCGCGCCGTCGTGCCCGTCCCCTTCGGCCaccccgacggcgacgtcaCCTTGTTCATCGGGGACTGGTACACCGAGAGCCACGTC GAACTGAGGAAAATGCTAGATGATGGCAAGGATCTCGGGATACCAGATGGAATTCTGATTAATGGGAAAGGCCCTTACCAATATGACAACACATTGGTTCCAGAGGGTCTTCAACATGAAATTGTTGGAGTTGAGCCAG GCAAAACATATCGCTTCCGTGTGCACAATGTCGGCACCTCAACTAGCCTAAACTTCAGAATCCAGAGTCACAACATGCTTCTAGTAGAGGCTGAAGGAACCTACACTCTTCAGCAGAATTACACCAACCTGGACATCCATGTGGGACAGTCATACTCCTTCTTGGTGACCATGGACCAAAATGCAAGCACTGACTACTACATTGTGGCGAGCCCAAGGTTCGTCGCGAACGAGCCTCGCTGGCGCGATGTCACTGGTGTGGCCATCCTGCAGTACTCAAACTCCAAAGGAAGAGCTTCTGGCCCCCTCCCTGATGCTCCAAATGATGTCTATTACAAGTCCTATTCCATGGACCAAGCCAAGTCTGTCAG aatGAATACGACTTCTGGTGCTGCACGTCCAAATCCGCAGGGGTCATTCCACTATGGCTCCATCAACATCACCCAGACCTTCGTTCTGAAGAACGAGTTGCCCTTGCGCATCAATGGGAAGCTTCGGAGGACGGTGAACAGGATCTCGTACTCATCCCCGGAGACTCCACTGAGGCTTGCTGATCTCCACAACCTGACTGGAGTGTACAAGGCTGACTTCCCCACAGTGCCAAGCAATGCACCACCACGGATGGCCTCATCTGCGCTGAACGCGTCGTACAAGGGCTTCCTCGAGATCGTCTTTCAGAACAATGACACCGATGTTCAGACCTACCATCTGGATGGTTACTCATTCTTTGTTGTTGG GATGGATTATGGTGAGTGGACACCAGATTGCAGGGGCCGGTACAACAACTGGGATGCTGTCTTTCGCAGCACTACTCAG GTTTTCCCTGGAGGGTGGACTGCAGTTCTTGTCTCCCTCGACAATGTTGGCATCTGGAATCTCCGGTCCGAGAAGCTGGATAACTGGTACAATGGGCAGGAGGTCTATGTCAAAGTGGCTGATCCACTGGGATACAACATCACCGAAATGATCAAGCCAGATAATGCATTGTACTGTGGTCTACTGAAAGACCTGCAGAA GCCACAGATTCACCAGGTAAGCAACAAGTCATCCGCACAAGCTGCAGATCGGCGGAGCGCAAGAGTTCTTGCAATGGTGTTGCTGATAGTTGCAGCTGTGATTTTCAGTTaa